In one Vidua chalybeata isolate OUT-0048 chromosome 4, bVidCha1 merged haplotype, whole genome shotgun sequence genomic region, the following are encoded:
- the UBOX5 gene encoding RING finger protein 37: MVINVCLPQFKPRIHCNKISADGYEVENLISEDLARRNRGFRSEYFIKPPVHVTISFPFNIEICRINVDISSGGYQTFSGLEVYTSTSCNKTSWQSPEGQCSGLAGQPVSDKDTFTLVGKAVLKNQSKVTFGHRGFKPRPPFHQMENVFSYPGSVSQDLWNKGPASLSNVSHLKICITHVAGGGLPSIKRLEVWGQPAKSCPQEVIEGVFQVASQFLAQDVGSLKPELWTPMESDCAPFGAGEQQTLHKLVDVVQDIPEEFLDPITLEIMTLPMLLPSGKVIDQTTLEKCNRSEASWGRVPSDPFTGVAFSQHSQPLPHPTLKARIDHFLLQHSIPGTNLLGRAHASESLVPSSITMSSLKRKMDCMDQGSLQPPYFSATNLLVTATSENSAKKMKADSDSHLIQMDCSTELVSHEQKLSESLDTALTSALSSMPSFTAKLMKSQQQAPGEGGCSSSWSVGTVLEYGRSGQTQGCASCGKSFSCYFKAEPVYQLPCGHLVCRPCLAERQKAPASPIHCGSCKRAAATHDVRRVHF; the protein is encoded by the exons ATGGTAATAAACGTCTGTCTCCCACAGTTCAAGCCAAGAATTCACTGCAACAAG ATCTCTGCCGATGGCTACGAGGTGGAGAACCTGATCTCCGAGGACCTCGCCAGGAGGAACCGCGGCTTCCGCAGCGAGTACTTCATCAAACCCCCGGTGCACGTCACCATCTCCTTCCCCTTCAACATCGAGATCTGCAGGATCAACGTCGACATCTCCTCTGGGGGCTACCAGACCTTCTCCGGGCTGGAAGTTTACACCTCTACCTCATGCAACAAAACCTCTTGGCAGAGCCCTGAGGGGCAGTGCTCAGGTCTGGCCGGGCAGCCTGTGTCGGACAAGGACACCTTCACCCTGGTGGGCAAAGCTGTCttaaaaaatcagagcaaagtGACTTTCGGCCACAGAGGCTTCAAGCCGAGGCCTCCCTTCCATCAGATGGAAAATGTCTTCTCCTACCCCGGCTCGGTGTCCCAAGATCTCTGGAACAAAGGGCCGGCCTCGCTCAGCAACGTGTCCCACCTAAAAATCTGCATCACCCACGTGGCCGGGGGGGGCCTGCCCAGCATCAAGAGGTTGGAGGTGTGGGGACAACCTGCCAAGTCCTGCCCACAGGAGGTGATCGAGGGCGTCTTCCAGGTGGCCTCCCAGTTCCTGGCCCAGGACGTCGGCAGCCTCAAGCCGGAGCTCTGGACGCCGATGGAGAGCGACTGCGCGCCCTTCGGTGCCGGCGAGCAGCAGACCCTGCACAAGCTGGTGGATGTCGTCCAAGACATCCCTGAAGAATTCCTGGACCCCATCACTCTGGAGATCATGACTTTACCCATGCTGCTGCCCTCTGGGAAGGTGATTGACCAGACCACCCTGGAGAAATGCAACCGGAGCGAGGCGTCTTGGGGCCGGGTTCCCAGCGATCCCTTCACGGGCGTGGCCTTCAGCCAGCACTCGCAGCCCCTACCTCACCCCACCCTCAAGGCCAGAATAGACcacttcctgctgcagcacagcatccctggcaccaacctgctgggcagggctcacGCCTCGGAGAGCCTGGTGCCCTCCTCCATCACCATGTCttctctgaaaaggaaaatggactGCATGGATCagggctccctgcagccaccctATTTTTCTGCTACAAACTTACTTGTCACGGCTACCTCAGAGAACAGTgctaaaaaaatgaaagctgacaGTGACTCCCACTTGATCCAGATGGACTGTTCCACAG AGCTGGTGTCCCACGAGCAGAAGCTGTCGGAGAGCTTGGACACTGCCCTGACCTCGGCTCTCAGCTCCATGCCCTCCTTCACGGCCAAGCTGATgaagagccagcagcaggctccaggagagggaggctgcagcagtTCCTGGAGCGTGGGCACAGTCCTTG AGTACGGCAGGAGCGGCCAGACCCAGGGATGTGCTTCCTGTGGCAAATCCTTCTCCTGCTACTTCAAGGCAGAGCCCGTGTACCAGCTCCCCTGCGGGCACCTGGTGTGCCGGCCCTGCCTGGCCGAGCGCCAGAAGGCTCCGGCCTCCCCCATTCACTGCGGGAGCTGCAAGAGGGCGGCGGCCACGCACGACGTCAGGAGGGTTCACTTCTga